In a single window of the Mustelus asterias chromosome 3, sMusAst1.hap1.1, whole genome shotgun sequence genome:
- the LOC144485279 gene encoding extracellular calcium-sensing receptor-like → MARDQLIHRTMNLYTWITGPMISVQGKLRWDCMIDKMRLNVPFCYPERTTFLYCSRFNLRALRWVQTMIFTIEEINRDPFLLPNTTLGYTIMDSCDVSSEALKGTFQILNGNENALLRDTCHGFSSVPLIIGDAGSSRSAAVSRILGLFGIPLVSYFASCACLSNKNEFPTFLRTVPSDAVQIKALLSLVNYFKWNWVGVVAVDSDYGRFGIQSFAEEIWNSNVCIAYIEFIPSGRTNDRMSQIVDTIRKSSAKVIMLFCGESDTFALIKELGLRNITDVQLIASEAWVTSSLIWTEESQEILTGTIGFGIRKAEIPGLREFLVKLHPSTSPDNPFVEEFWQEVFDCKITSRDKRSGRNYWLFSNKPCTGSESLNSSKNIYTDVSQLRVSYNVYKAVYAVAHALHNLQSCENGKGPFINKTCGQKSNIVPWQLLHYLKEVKFTNKFGEEISFDSNGDPIASYDLINWQRRADGTVDFVKVGLYDAARPEGQNLMLDESAIFWHGDQNSVPLSVCSYSCPTGTRKAARKGQPICCFDCLPCADGEISNETDSIECLRCSAEQWSNYEKNECVRRENEYLSFQDEIGITLMAVSLFGACIAGAVAAVFLYFINTPIVRANNSELSFLLLISLILCFLCSIAFIGQPSPWSCMVRHTVFGVSFVLCISCILSKTLVVLMAFKATLPSSNAMKWFGPKQQRSIVFLCTLIQIIICMIWLVASPPTPVKNTEYQSGKIILECDVGSIVAFCCVLGYIGILACMCFVLAFLARALPDRFNEAKFITFSMLIFFAVWVTFIPAYVSTPGKYTVAVEIFAILASSFGLLICIFAPKCYIILLKPEENTRKTPNRQTR, encoded by the exons ATGGCGAGAGATCAACTCATTCATCGGACGATGAATCTATATACCTGGATTACTGGTCCGATGATATCAGTACAGGGCAAACTTAGGTGGGACTGCATGATTGATAAAATGAGATTGAACGTCCCTTTCTGCTATCCAGAGCGCACAACTTTTCTCTACTGCTCGCG GTTCAACCTTCGTGCATTGCGCTGGGTCCAAACAATGATTTTCACTATTGAGGAAATAAACAGAGATCCATTTCTCCTTCCGAACACAACGTTAGGTTACACGATTATGGACAGTTGTGACGTATCCTCCGAAGCCCTTAAAGGAACTTTTCAGATATTGAATGGCAATGAAAATGCTCTTTTACGTGACACCTGTCATGGTTTTTCTTCGGTGCCCCTTATAATAGGTGATGCGGGATCTTCACGATCTGCCGCCGTGTCAAGAATTTTGGGACTTTTTGGAATTCCCTTG GTCAGTTATTTTGCTTCCTGTGCTTGTCTAAGCAACAAGAATGAGTTCCCGACTTTTCTCCGAACAGTTCCAAGTGACGCCGTTCAAATCAAAGCTTTGCTCAGCCTTGTGAACTATTTCAAATGGAACTGGGTTGGTGTCGTTGCTGTTGATAGTGACTATGGCCGGTTTGGTATTCAATCGTTCGCtgaggaaatctggaattctaaTGTCTGCATCGCCTACATCGAATTTATCCCTTCCGGTCGTACGAATGACAGAATGTCACAGATTGTAGATACAATCAGAAAATCATCGGCAAAAGTGATCATGTTGTTTTGTGGAGAGAGCGACACATTTGCTTTGATTAAAGAACTCGGACTAAGAAACATTACCGACGTCCAGCTGATAGCAAGCGAAGCCTGGGTCACCTCATCTCTGATTTGGACAGAGGAAAGCCAGGAAATTTTGACTGGAACAATTGGTTTTGGAATCAGGAAAGCAGAAATTCCTGGACTCAGAGAGTTTTTAGTCAAACTTCATCCTTCCACATCACCAGATAACCCGTTTGTGGAGGAATTCTGGCAAGAGGTTTTTGATTGCAAGATAACCTCACGAGACAAAAGATCAGGGCGAAATTATTGGCTGTTTTCCAACAAGCCATGTACAGGATCAGAGAGTTTGAACTCAAGTAAGAACATATACACCGATGTGTCGCAGCTCAGAGTTTCCTACAACGTTTATAAAGCAGTATATGCTGTAGCACACGCCCTTCATAATTTACAATCCTGTGAAAATGGGAAAGGCCCATTTAtcaacaaaacatgtggtcaaaaATCGAACATCGTACCATGGCAG CTTTTGCACTATCTGAAAGAAGTGAAGTTTACGAACAAATTTGGTGAAGAAATAAGCTTTGATAGTAACGGAGATCCGATTGCTTCATATGACCTGATCAACTGGCAGAGGCGCGCTGATGGCACAGTTGATTTTGTGAAAGTTGGCTTGTATGATGCAGCACGACCGGAAGGGCAAAATCTGATGTTGGATGAAAGCGCCATCTTCTGGCATGGAGACCAAAACTCG GTACCATTATCAGTTTGCAGTTACAGCTGTCCAACAGGTACAAGGAAAGCAGCTCGGAAGGGCCAGCCAATTTGCTGCTTTGATTGTTTGCCATGTGCTGATGGGGAAATTAGTAATGAAACAG ATTCTATTGAATGCTTGAGATGCTCAGCAGAACAATGGTCAAATTATGAAAAAAATGAATGCGTACGAAGAGAAAATGAGTATCTCTCCTTTCAGGACGAAATAGGAATAACACTTATGGCGGTTTCACTTTTTGGAGCTTGTATCGCAGGGGCTGTTGCAGCAGTTTTCTTATATTTCATAAACACTCCCATTGTAAGAGCCAACAATTCGGAATTGAGTTTTCTTCTATTAATCTCATTAATACTCTGCTTTCTCTGCTCCATTGCATTCATTGGACAGCCATCACCATGGTCATGTATGGTGCGTCACACTGTGTTTGGGGTTAGCTTTGTTCTGTGTATTTCCTGTATTCTCAGTAAAACACTGGTGGTCCTGATGGCATTTAAAGCAACCCTACCATCCAGTAATGCGATGAAATGGTTTGGACCCAAACAACAACGATCAATTGTCTTTCTCTGCACATTGATTCAAATTATAATATGTATGATCTGGTTGGTGGCATCCCCCCCAACGCCAGTTAAAAACACAGAGTATCAAAGTGGTAAAATTATCCTCGAGTGTGATGTTGGCTCCATAGTTGCTTTCTGCTGTGTGTTAGGTTACATCGGAATCTTAGCTTGCATGTGTTTTGTATTGGCTTTTTTGGCCCGTGCTTTACCGGACAGGTTCAATGAAGCTAAATTTATAACATTCAGCATGCTCATTTTTTTTGCCGTTTGGGTAACTTTCATCCCCGCTTACGTGAGCACTCCTGGAAAATATACGGTGGCTGTAGAAATATTTGCAATTTTAGCATCGAGCTTTGGGTTGTTGATCTGTATCTTTGCTCCAAAATGTTACATTATCTTGTTAAAACCTGAAGAGAATACCAGGAAAACCCCGAACCGTCAAACCAGATAG